In one window of Zingiber officinale cultivar Zhangliang chromosome 11A, Zo_v1.1, whole genome shotgun sequence DNA:
- the LOC122031567 gene encoding uncharacterized protein LOC122031567 — protein sequence MRQSLGTGSEVEVGGSTYIPSQKDLDNHAFLVQPESSKKIDDQNDRFCPNNLKIQLRNTIGDHGQGSTEEQPASKKPKATSKCPAISLEKYINNHRDQLEEEELEDEESEENDIEQEVEGDINFENEEDEDTNDNTTEVHERSINDRQEIILNKEGEPVGPDQKTISQLSSFLGTIARSADLCPLTYTNWKAIPNKQHIWNYINQEYIIPEKGEKAVYGIINDAWRRHKCWIKKNHFTEYTTMRERLKNHPQDIPEAHFRVSVDYWRLETIQEISDQNAKNIAQQKWRHRAGPISFACIKERLSASKEDKESPSQAKMFIETRQSKKGKQLDQETNNAITKLQDLIENSGVPSTEAFKNVFGKEKPGRVRCYGRTTTPTLLKRNEEIAEIEKKRANEVKHLTDKVHEIEAKHEEMEVKHSKEMAAMEQKFQLLLRTMLNQNDSRVDMESLAALLSPCDANSGLCSSTSNHAPNNPKDPNMDGDHVDEDQMLNIEAEEDDAI from the exons ATGAGGCAATCCTTAGGCACTGGAAGTGAAGTCGAAGTTGGAGGATCTACTTACATTCCAAGTCAAAAAGACCTTGATAACCATGCATTTTTAGTCCAACCTGAATCATCTAAGAAGATTGATGACCAAAATGACAGattttgtccaaataatttgaagaTACAACTGAGAAATACAATAGGAGATCATGGTCAAGGATCTACGGAAGAACAACCAGCCTCTAAGAAGCCAAAGGCTACTTCAAAGTGTCCTGCTATATCActtgaaaaatatattaataacCATAGGGATCAACTTGAAGAAGAGGAATTAGAAGatgaagagagtgaagaaaatgaCATAGAACAAGAAGTTGAAGGGGATATCAACTTTGAAAATGAAGAAGATGAGGATACTAATGACAATACAACCGAAG TTCATGAACGATCAATAAATGATAGACAAGAAATCATCTtgaataaagaaggagaacccgTTGGACCAGACCAGAAGACAATTTCTCAACTTAGTAGTTTCTTGGGAACAATAGCAAGAAGTGCAGATTTGTGTCCTCTTACTTACACAAATTGGAAAGCTATACCAAACAAACAACACATATGGAATTATATCAAT CAAGAATACATCATTCCAGAAAAAGGGGAGAAGGCTGTGTATGGTATTATAAATGATGCTTGGAGGCGACATAAATGTTGGATTAAGAAAAATCATTTCACCGAGTATACAACCATGCGCGAGCGGCTGAAAAATCATCCTCAAGACATACCAGAAGCACATTTTAGAGTGTCCGTGGATTATTGGAGACTTGAAACCATTCAA GAAATAAGTGATCAAAATGCTAAAAATATTGCTCAGCAAAAATGGAGACACCGTGCAGGGCCTATAAGTTTTGCTTGTATAAAGGAGAGATTG AGTGCAAGCAAGGAGGATAAAGAGTCTCCTTCTCAAGCTAAAATGTTCATTGAAACTCGACAGAGTAAGAAAGGAAAACAACTAGATCAAGAAACAAATAATGCAATT ACAAAACTTCAAGACTTGATTGAAAATTCTGGTGTACCTTCTACTGAGGCTTTTAAGAATGTATTTGGCAAAGAGAAGCCAGGGAGAGTGCGATGCTATGGAAGAACTACAACACCTACACTCTTAAAAAGAAATGAAGAAATAGCAGAAATTGAGAAAAAGCGTGCTAATGAAGTCAAACATTTAACTGATAAGGTGCACGAGATAGAAGCAAAACATGAAGAGATGGAGGTGAAACATAGTAAAGAGATGGCGGCAATGGAGCAAAAATTTCAACTTCTTCTAAGGACCATGTTAAATCAAAATGACTCAAGAGTAGACATGGAGTCTTTGGCAGCTTTGTTATCTCCATGTGATGCTAATAGTGGTCTATGTTCATCCACATCTAATCATGCTCCAAATAATCCCAAG GATCCTAATATGGATGGTGATCATGTGGATGAAGATCAAATGTTGAACATAGAAGCGGAAGAAGATGATGCTATATAG